The Palleronia sp. THAF1 genome window below encodes:
- a CDS encoding GAF domain-containing protein, translating to MALTDTALADRIAALTDGESDPVALMATVACELHHSDPRCDWTGFYRVVAPDLLKIGPYQGGHGCLTIPFDRGVCGAAARTGETQLVADVDAFPGHIACASSTRSEIVVPVRDASGELIAVLDIDSDQPDAFDAADVDALERIVHATFARA from the coding sequence GACCGCATCGCGGCGCTGACGGACGGAGAGAGCGACCCCGTGGCCCTGATGGCCACCGTCGCATGCGAATTGCACCACTCGGACCCGCGCTGCGATTGGACCGGCTTCTACCGTGTTGTCGCGCCTGACCTGTTGAAGATCGGACCATATCAAGGCGGTCACGGCTGTCTGACGATCCCGTTTGATCGGGGCGTCTGCGGTGCGGCCGCGCGCACGGGCGAAACCCAGCTTGTCGCGGATGTGGACGCCTTTCCGGGCCATATCGCCTGCGCATCTTCGACTCGGTCCGAGATCGTTGTGCCGGTGCGCGATGCCTCTGGCGAGCTGATCGCGGTGTTGGATATCGATAGCGATCAGCCGGACGCGTTCGATGCCGCCGACGTGGATGCTCTGGAACGGATCGTGCATGCCACCTTTGCCCGCGCCTGA
- a CDS encoding alpha/beta hydrolase, with product MTYEALRHDGSAPKIAFTFHGTGAQAAQLHGVAQQFLPEHHVVSPEGDVDEGGAARFFRRTGEGVYDMDDLAARVAAMAKFVQAERDRTGATHATGIGYSNGANILCATAMAHPDLFDALVLMHPLIPWQPQPQPKMAMMRVLITAGQNDPICPAPQTQALAEWFTDQKADCLLAWHPGGHEVQQSEIDAIRDFLV from the coding sequence ATGACCTATGAAGCCTTGCGCCACGACGGCAGCGCCCCGAAAATTGCGTTCACCTTCCACGGAACCGGGGCGCAGGCTGCGCAACTACACGGCGTCGCCCAGCAGTTCCTGCCCGAACATCACGTCGTCAGCCCAGAGGGTGACGTGGACGAAGGCGGTGCGGCGCGCTTTTTCCGCCGTACAGGCGAAGGCGTTTACGACATGGACGACCTTGCCGCGCGCGTCGCGGCGATGGCGAAGTTCGTTCAGGCAGAGCGCGACCGCACCGGGGCGACCCACGCCACCGGCATCGGTTACTCCAACGGCGCGAATATCCTGTGTGCCACCGCGATGGCGCATCCAGACCTGTTCGACGCGCTGGTGCTGATGCACCCGCTTATCCCTTGGCAGCCACAACCGCAGCCCAAGATGGCGATGATGCGCGTCCTGATCACCGCAGGCCAGAACGATCCGATTTGCCCGGCACCACAGACGCAGGCGCTGGCAGAGTGGTTCACCGATCAAAAGGCCGATTGCCTGCTGGCGTGGCACCCCGGCGGCCATGAGGTTCAGCAATCCGAGATCGACGCGATCCGCGACTTTCTGGTTTAG
- a CDS encoding RluA family pseudouridine synthase: protein MPPLPAPDYDPPSGPVPILHQDDDLLVVNKPAGLLSVPGKGPQLADCVIARLLADDPRVLLVHRLDRDTSGVMVFARTLNAQRHLGLQFEKKVTRKAYVARVAGVVAQDAGQVDLPLCVDWENRPLQHVNYEKGRAAQTDWEVLERLGAETRMRLRPLTGRSHQLRVHMQQLGHPILGDTLYANGDDRAHPRLMLHAQTLELRHPTGGAWHRFDARVPF, encoded by the coding sequence ATGCCACCTTTGCCCGCGCCTGACTACGATCCGCCCAGCGGCCCGGTTCCGATCCTGCATCAGGACGATGATCTGCTGGTGGTGAACAAGCCTGCGGGGCTGTTGTCGGTGCCGGGGAAGGGGCCGCAACTGGCCGATTGCGTAATCGCGCGGCTACTTGCGGATGACCCGCGCGTGTTGCTTGTCCATCGTCTGGACCGCGACACCTCTGGCGTGATGGTCTTCGCGCGCACCCTCAACGCACAACGCCATCTGGGTCTGCAATTCGAAAAGAAGGTGACACGCAAAGCCTATGTCGCGCGGGTTGCCGGGGTGGTGGCGCAGGACGCGGGGCAGGTGGATCTGCCGCTCTGCGTCGATTGGGAAAACCGCCCCCTGCAGCACGTGAACTACGAGAAAGGCCGCGCCGCCCAGACCGATTGGGAGGTGCTGGAGCGCCTTGGGGCAGAGACCCGGATGCGCCTGCGTCCGCTGACGGGCCGGTCGCATCAGTTGCGGGTTCATATGCAGCAGCTTGGGCACCCGATCCTTGGGGACACGCTATATGCCAATGGCGACGACCGCGCCCACCCGCGCCTTATGCTGCACGCACAAACGCTGGAGCTGCGCCACCCGACCGGCGGCGCATGGCATCGCTTCGACGCGCGGGTACCATTCTAG